In Paroedura picta isolate Pp20150507F chromosome 1, Ppicta_v3.0, whole genome shotgun sequence, the following are encoded in one genomic region:
- the TMEM17 gene encoding transmembrane protein 17 isoform X1 translates to MSLPEPVRRRLSSFSRTVFTDNHRTGPESRSDGGLPDNELVSNLPLQMSLYFNLCFFPFWWVSSVVMLQLKYPVLPDYYKFILVTIMIINSLIEVIRLYLGYLGNLQEKVPELAGFWLLSLFLQLPLILFLLLNEGLKIQPLERAVHIVFVAFLVFQVAVAFLALKKMVNQLAARFRLHEFDRLDNPLPSDFRGEPKRRVETPWVVGSPREGIRPTGVGWGSAVRA, encoded by the exons ATGTCGCTGCCGGAGCCCGTCAGGAGGCGGCTGAGCTCCTTCAGTCGCACCGTCTTCACCGACAATCACCGCACCGGGCCCGAGAGCAGGAGCGACGGCGGCCTCCCGG ATAATGAACTTGTCTCCAACTTGCCCTTGCAGATGTCCCTCTATTTCAACCTTTGCTTTTTCCCATTTTGGTGGGTGAGTAGCGTTGTCATGCTACAGTTGAAG TATCCTGTTTTACCAGATTACTACAAATTCATCCTGGTGACCATCATGATAATAAATTCTCTGATAGAGGTGATACGTCTATACCTGGGATACCTGGGCAATTTACAAGAGAAG GTTCCGGAACTGGCTGGCTTTTGGCTCCTGAGTCTCTTTTTGCAACTGCCCTTAATCCTCTTCCTACTTTTAAACGAAGGTCTGAAGATCCAGCCGCTGGAGCGAGCAGTCCACATTGTCTTCGTGGCCTTCCTGGTTTTCCAGGTCGCTGTGGCCTTCCTCGCTCTCAAAAAAATGGTCAACCAGCTGGCCGCCCGTTTCCGCCTTCATGAATTCGACCGCCTGGACAATCCTCTCCCCTCTGATTTCCGGGGTGAGCCCAAAAGGAGAGTGGAAACTCCATGGGTGGTGGGGTCTCCCAGGGAAGGAATTCGTCCCACCGGTGTCGGATGGGGGTCTGCCGTGAGGGCGTGA
- the TMEM17 gene encoding transmembrane protein 17 isoform X2: MSLPEPVRRRLSSFSRTVFTDNHRTGPESRSDGGLPDNELVSNLPLQMSLYFNLCFFPFWWVSSVVMLQLKVPELAGFWLLSLFLQLPLILFLLLNEGLKIQPLERAVHIVFVAFLVFQVAVAFLALKKMVNQLAARFRLHEFDRLDNPLPSDFRGEPKRRVETPWVVGSPREGIRPTGVGWGSAVRA, encoded by the exons ATGTCGCTGCCGGAGCCCGTCAGGAGGCGGCTGAGCTCCTTCAGTCGCACCGTCTTCACCGACAATCACCGCACCGGGCCCGAGAGCAGGAGCGACGGCGGCCTCCCGG ATAATGAACTTGTCTCCAACTTGCCCTTGCAGATGTCCCTCTATTTCAACCTTTGCTTTTTCCCATTTTGGTGGGTGAGTAGCGTTGTCATGCTACAGTTGAAG GTTCCGGAACTGGCTGGCTTTTGGCTCCTGAGTCTCTTTTTGCAACTGCCCTTAATCCTCTTCCTACTTTTAAACGAAGGTCTGAAGATCCAGCCGCTGGAGCGAGCAGTCCACATTGTCTTCGTGGCCTTCCTGGTTTTCCAGGTCGCTGTGGCCTTCCTCGCTCTCAAAAAAATGGTCAACCAGCTGGCCGCCCGTTTCCGCCTTCATGAATTCGACCGCCTGGACAATCCTCTCCCCTCTGATTTCCGGGGTGAGCCCAAAAGGAGAGTGGAAACTCCATGGGTGGTGGGGTCTCCCAGGGAAGGAATTCGTCCCACCGGTGTCGGATGGGGGTCTGCCGTGAGGGCGTGA